Proteins from one Algicella marina genomic window:
- the moaA gene encoding GTP 3',8-cyclase MoaA gives MSDLPQLIDPFARAITYLRVSVTDRCDFRCVYCMSENMTFLPKNDLLSLEELDRLCTRFVEHGIRKLRITGGEPLVRKGIMTFFDAMSRHLASGALEELTLTTNGSQLRRFAQPLADAGVKRVNVSLDTLDEAKFKAITRWGRFAQVMDGIDAAVEAGLKVKLNVVALKGQNDDEAIRMVEWCGARGFDITFIEVMPMGEDMGDGLRLDQYWSLKDVRQHLETAYTLTDIPLNTGGPARYSRVEETGGRVGFITPLSHNFCESCNRVRLTCTGQLFMCLGQEDEADLRKVLRAGPGNEALDGAIRAAIARKPKGHDFDYSRQRVGGEMTRHMSHTGG, from the coding sequence ATGTCCGACCTGCCGCAACTGATCGACCCGTTCGCGCGTGCGATCACCTATCTGCGCGTCTCCGTGACGGACCGCTGTGATTTCCGGTGTGTGTACTGCATGTCGGAAAACATGACCTTCCTGCCGAAGAACGACCTGCTGAGCCTTGAGGAACTGGACCGGCTGTGCACGCGGTTCGTGGAGCATGGCATTCGCAAGCTGCGCATCACCGGCGGCGAGCCCCTTGTGCGCAAGGGGATCATGACGTTTTTCGATGCGATGTCGCGGCATCTGGCATCCGGCGCATTGGAGGAATTGACGCTGACGACCAACGGCTCGCAGTTGCGGCGCTTCGCGCAGCCGCTGGCGGATGCCGGGGTGAAGCGGGTAAACGTGTCGCTGGATACGCTGGATGAGGCCAAGTTCAAGGCGATCACGCGCTGGGGCCGGTTCGCGCAGGTGATGGACGGGATCGACGCCGCGGTGGAAGCCGGGCTGAAGGTGAAGCTGAACGTCGTGGCACTGAAGGGCCAGAACGACGACGAGGCGATCCGCATGGTCGAATGGTGCGGGGCGCGCGGCTTCGACATCACCTTCATCGAGGTGATGCCGATGGGCGAGGACATGGGTGACGGGCTGCGGCTGGACCAATATTGGAGCCTTAAAGACGTTCGCCAACACCTTGAAACCGCTTATACTTTGACGGACATACCGCTGAACACCGGTGGGCCCGCGCGGTATTCGCGGGTGGAGGAAACCGGTGGGCGCGTGGGCTTCATCACGCCGCTTTCCCACAATTTCTGCGAAAGCTGCAACCGGGTGCGGTTGACCTGTACGGGCCAGCTATTCATGTGCCTCGGGCAGGAAGACGAAGCCGATCTGCGCAAGGTGTTGCGGGCCGGACCGGGCAACGAAGCGCTGGATGGCGCCATTCGCGCCGCCATCGCCCGCAAGCCGAAGGGCCATGATTTCGATTACTCGCGCCAGCGGGTCGGGGGCGAGATGACCCGTCACATGAGCCACACCGGCGGCTGA
- a CDS encoding DsbE family thiol:disulfide interchange protein — protein sequence MAERKFNWLLVLPPVIFLSLGGLFWLAFQRDNPDELPSTRIGQVAPGMALTTLGDLPLADREALNAPGVKLVNFWASWCGPCRIEHPYLEELAAEGVEIIGVNYKDQPDNALGFLEELGNPYSAVGADDSGRTGIEWGLYGVPETFVVNGAGEVVLRFPGPVNETALENRIRPAMEAAE from the coding sequence ATGGCTGAGCGGAAGTTCAACTGGTTGCTGGTGCTGCCGCCGGTGATCTTCCTGAGCCTCGGGGGGCTGTTCTGGCTGGCATTTCAGCGGGATAACCCGGACGAGTTGCCCTCGACCCGTATCGGCCAGGTGGCGCCGGGGATGGCGCTGACGACGCTTGGCGACCTGCCTCTGGCGGACCGCGAGGCGCTGAATGCGCCGGGTGTAAAACTCGTGAACTTCTGGGCCTCGTGGTGCGGGCCGTGCCGGATCGAGCATCCCTACCTCGAAGAGCTGGCGGCGGAAGGTGTGGAGATCATCGGGGTGAACTACAAGGACCAGCCCGATAACGCCCTGGGATTCCTGGAAGAATTGGGAAACCCATACTCTGCTGTCGGTGCCGATGACAGTGGGCGAACGGGGATCGAGTGGGGTCTTTACGGCGTGCCGGAGACGTTTGTGGTGAATGGTGCGGGGGAAGTGGTCCTGCGGTTTCCGGGGCCGGTGAACGAGACGGCGCTGGAGAACCGCATTCGTCCGGCTATGGAAGCGGCAGAGTAG
- a CDS encoding DMT family transporter: MSPADLNDWVHAIEGQPAGHTAAMVLALVSAVAHSVFGALQKWRFDPWLTRGAIDVFYASMALPVALFVVPLPEAHVWVFLIGVFLIHFAYKYILAMAYERAAYTVVYPVVRGTGPLATVVVAGLVFSEHFTGTQWLGVLLLSGAIFGLAALNYRRTAHVDRQVLIAALGLAFITGIIVAVYTVYDAYGMRMVENPFTFLAWFFVVDGIAFPFLAWRRWQRLEERPDPRPLLARGFLAALIAYVSFGAVMLATRLDKVGEAAVLRETSTVFAAVIGWLFLKETVGWGRAALMACIALGAIVVEFGG; the protein is encoded by the coding sequence ATGAGTCCTGCCGATCTCAACGATTGGGTCCATGCCATCGAGGGGCAACCCGCCGGTCACACCGCCGCCATGGTCCTCGCCCTCGTCTCCGCCGTCGCCCACTCCGTCTTCGGGGCACTCCAGAAATGGCGGTTCGATCCATGGCTGACGCGCGGTGCCATCGACGTCTTCTACGCCTCCATGGCCCTGCCGGTGGCGCTCTTCGTCGTGCCGCTGCCCGAAGCCCATGTCTGGGTCTTTCTCATCGGCGTCTTCCTGATCCACTTCGCCTACAAGTACATCCTTGCCATGGCCTACGAGCGGGCGGCTTACACCGTTGTCTACCCGGTCGTGCGCGGCACCGGGCCTCTGGCCACCGTCGTTGTCGCCGGGCTGGTGTTCTCGGAGCATTTCACCGGCACCCAGTGGCTCGGCGTCCTCCTGCTCTCCGGTGCCATCTTCGGACTTGCCGCGCTCAACTACCGCCGCACCGCCCATGTCGACAGGCAGGTGCTCATCGCCGCTCTCGGTCTTGCCTTCATCACCGGCATTATCGTCGCGGTTTACACCGTCTACGATGCCTATGGCATGCGCATGGTCGAGAACCCCTTCACCTTTCTTGCATGGTTCTTCGTTGTTGACGGGATCGCCTTTCCGTTTCTCGCCTGGCGCCGCTGGCAAAGACTGGAGGAGCGCCCCGATCCCCGCCCGCTTCTCGCCCGTGGGTTCCTCGCCGCACTCATTGCCTATGTCTCCTTCGGCGCAGTCATGCTTGCCACCCGGCTGGACAAGGTCGGCGAGGCCGCGGTGCTGCGCGAAACCTCCACCGTCTTCGCCGCAGTCATTGGCTGGCTGTTCCTCAAGGAAACAGTCGGCTGGGGCCGGGCCGCGCTGATGGCCTGCATCGCCCTCGGCGCCATTGTCGTGGAGTTTGGCGGATAA
- a CDS encoding cation:proton antiporter: protein MESAPLFALIGGLGIGSQWLAWRLQIPAIVMMLFAGVLAGPVFGLVDPEAAFGDLFRPMVSIAVAVILFEGGLTLNFSQLRTTGLAVRRLVIFGAPLAWAFSTLAARYAGGLSWESATVLGGILIVTGPTVIIPLLRQARLAPRPASLLRWEAIVNDPVGALAAVLAFEVITAVYGAGTLGEAAKHLALGISVAAVAGYAGGWVLAQGFRRGMVPEYMKVPVLFGMVLAVYASTDSLLHESGLLAVTIMGVYLANAHLPSLDEIRRFKEHVTVILVSGVFILLAANLDVAMITGLTYKAALFVIAIVFVARPLAVWLSLSGTGLSREEKVITAWIGPRGVVAVAVAGLFGTRLEQLGIADGAQLAPLAFVLVTATVILHGFSIVPLSRLLGLTSTEKPGVLIVGSSPWAVQLGEALKAAEIPSLIADRNWFRLRAARQSDIRVYHGEILSEAAEHTVDMNRYGLLLAASDNDAYNALVCTDFAPEFGRGNVVQIGRHTDGENERDLPVTLGGRSIGKGKTYGEIESAVRDGWSFRVTALSEEYTLKTYMEDRPEADVWAIVRKSGSLEIVRGKEEFRAQAGDSIIALVPQKARKEEPPEAGEGQGG from the coding sequence ATGGAATCTGCACCACTCTTTGCCCTGATCGGCGGGCTCGGCATCGGCTCGCAATGGCTCGCATGGCGGCTGCAGATCCCGGCCATCGTCATGATGCTCTTCGCCGGTGTCCTTGCCGGCCCCGTCTTCGGCCTCGTCGATCCCGAGGCCGCCTTCGGTGATCTCTTCCGCCCCATGGTTTCCATCGCCGTCGCCGTCATCCTGTTCGAGGGCGGCTTGACGCTCAACTTCTCGCAACTCCGCACCACCGGGCTCGCCGTCCGCCGCCTCGTCATCTTCGGCGCGCCGCTCGCCTGGGCATTCTCGACGCTTGCGGCCCGTTACGCCGGCGGCCTGTCGTGGGAAAGCGCCACCGTCCTTGGCGGTATCCTCATTGTAACCGGCCCCACCGTCATCATCCCCCTCCTGCGTCAGGCCCGTCTGGCCCCGCGCCCGGCATCGCTGCTGCGCTGGGAGGCCATCGTCAATGATCCCGTCGGAGCCCTCGCCGCCGTGCTGGCCTTCGAGGTCATCACCGCCGTCTACGGCGCGGGCACACTGGGCGAGGCCGCCAAGCATCTTGCTCTCGGCATCTCCGTTGCCGCCGTCGCCGGCTATGCCGGGGGCTGGGTACTAGCCCAGGGCTTCCGCCGCGGTATGGTGCCCGAGTACATGAAGGTGCCGGTGCTCTTCGGAATGGTCCTCGCCGTCTACGCATCCACCGACAGCCTCCTGCATGAGAGCGGCCTGCTTGCCGTCACCATCATGGGCGTCTACCTCGCCAACGCCCACCTCCCATCGCTGGACGAAATCCGCCGCTTCAAGGAACACGTCACCGTCATCCTCGTCTCCGGGGTCTTCATCCTGCTCGCCGCCAATCTCGATGTCGCCATGATCACCGGCCTCACCTACAAGGCCGCGCTCTTTGTCATCGCCATTGTCTTCGTGGCCCGCCCGCTTGCCGTGTGGTTGTCGCTCTCGGGCACCGGTCTCAGCCGCGAGGAAAAGGTTATCACGGCCTGGATCGGCCCGCGCGGCGTCGTTGCCGTCGCCGTTGCCGGGCTGTTCGGCACAAGGCTGGAACAACTCGGCATCGCCGATGGCGCCCAGCTTGCGCCGCTGGCCTTCGTCCTCGTCACCGCCACCGTCATTCTCCATGGCTTTTCGATCGTTCCGCTGTCCCGCCTCCTGGGCCTGACCTCGACGGAAAAGCCCGGCGTCCTCATCGTCGGCAGTTCGCCATGGGCCGTGCAACTTGGCGAGGCGCTGAAAGCGGCGGAAATCCCGTCGCTGATCGCGGATCGCAACTGGTTCCGCCTCCGTGCCGCCCGCCAGTCCGACATCCGCGTCTATCACGGGGAGATACTCTCCGAAGCGGCGGAGCATACGGTCGATATGAACCGCTACGGCCTGCTGCTGGCAGCCAGCGACAACGACGCCTACAACGCCCTCGTCTGCACCGATTTCGCGCCGGAATTCGGTCGCGGCAACGTCGTCCAGATCGGCCGCCACACCGATGGCGAGAACGAGCGCGATTTGCCGGTCACCCTCGGCGGCCGTTCAATCGGCAAGGGCAAAACCTACGGCGAGATCGAAAGCGCCGTCCGCGATGGCTGGTCGTTCCGCGTTACCGCTCTTTCGGAGGAATACACCCTCAAGACCTATATGGAGGACCGCCCCGAGGCCGATGTCTGGGCCATCGTCCGCAAGTCCGGCAGTCTTGAAATCGTGCGTGGCAAGGAAGAGTTCCGCGCGCAGGCCGGTGACAGCATCATCGCGCTGGTCCCTCAGAAGGCGCGCAAGGAGGAACCGCCAGAGGCTGGCGAGGGGCAGGGGGGCTGA
- the glmS gene encoding glutamine--fructose-6-phosphate transaminase (isomerizing): MCGIVGILGEHEVAPIILDALKRLEYRGYDSAGIATLHEGTLGRRRATGKLINLSDLLVEDPIRGKSGIGHTRWATHGAATVVNAHPHRTARVAVVHNGIIENFRALRQGLEEKGAVFETETDTETVAHLTEMGLRDGKTPLDAVKETLAQLEGAFALCFLFEGEEDLMIAARRGSPLAIGYGTGEMYVGSDALALAPLTHRISYLEEGDFAVLSRTSVQVYDADGAPVEREIRYVQAENSFAEKGNHKHFMAKEMHEQPSVMAYALNNYTTPDGLKVEISGVDLDFTRYDRVTMVACGTAYLAAHVAKYWFEQVARLPVEIEVASEFRYREPPIAPRTLAVFISQSGETADTLAALRYCRDKAETILSIINVPTSTIARESDHALPIFAGVEIGVASTKAFTCQLTVLAAVTLLAARQRGEIDSDREAELLAQLGTVPGAMVDALALEPQISSICWDLSKASDILFLGRGAMYPLALEGALKLKEISYIHAEGYASGELKHGPIALIDETVPVVVMAPTDALFEKSVSNMQEVMARGGKVLLISDAEGLASASDGIWKSLRMPKVDPFVAPILYALPAQLLAYHTATTKGTDVDQPRNLAKSVTVE, encoded by the coding sequence ATGTGCGGGATCGTTGGCATACTGGGTGAGCACGAGGTGGCGCCGATCATCCTCGACGCGCTGAAACGGCTGGAATACCGGGGCTATGACAGCGCCGGTATCGCGACGCTGCACGAGGGCACGCTGGGGCGGCGGCGGGCGACGGGCAAGCTGATCAACCTGTCGGACCTGCTGGTCGAGGACCCCATTCGCGGCAAGTCCGGCATCGGCCATACCCGCTGGGCCACCCATGGCGCGGCGACGGTGGTGAACGCGCATCCGCACAGGACCGCGCGGGTGGCCGTGGTGCACAATGGCATCATCGAGAATTTCCGGGCGTTGCGGCAAGGGCTGGAGGAAAAGGGCGCGGTGTTCGAGACGGAGACGGACACCGAGACGGTTGCGCATCTGACGGAGATGGGCTTGCGTGACGGCAAGACGCCGCTGGACGCGGTGAAGGAGACGCTGGCGCAACTGGAGGGTGCCTTCGCGCTGTGCTTCCTGTTCGAGGGCGAGGAAGACCTGATGATCGCGGCGCGGCGCGGATCGCCGCTGGCGATCGGTTATGGCACGGGCGAGATGTATGTCGGTTCCGACGCGCTGGCGCTGGCACCGCTGACGCACCGGATTTCCTATCTTGAAGAGGGCGATTTTGCGGTACTGTCGCGGACCAGCGTGCAGGTTTATGACGCTGACGGCGCGCCGGTGGAGCGTGAAATCCGCTATGTGCAGGCCGAAAACTCCTTTGCCGAGAAGGGCAACCACAAGCATTTCATGGCCAAGGAAATGCATGAGCAACCGTCCGTCATGGCTTATGCGCTGAACAACTACACCACACCGGACGGGCTGAAGGTGGAGATTTCGGGTGTCGATCTCGACTTCACCAGATACGACCGGGTGACCATGGTTGCCTGCGGCACCGCCTACCTGGCGGCGCATGTGGCGAAATACTGGTTCGAGCAGGTCGCGCGCCTGCCAGTGGAAATAGAGGTCGCGTCGGAGTTCCGCTATCGCGAGCCGCCGATCGCCCCGCGCACGCTGGCGGTGTTCATCAGCCAGTCGGGCGAGACGGCCGACACGCTGGCGGCGCTGCGCTACTGCCGGGACAAGGCCGAAACAATCCTGTCGATCATCAACGTGCCGACCAGCACGATTGCACGCGAGAGCGACCACGCGCTGCCGATCTTCGCCGGGGTGGAGATCGGGGTGGCCTCCACCAAGGCCTTTACCTGCCAGTTGACCGTGCTGGCGGCGGTGACGCTGCTCGCAGCACGGCAGCGAGGCGAGATCGACAGCGACCGCGAGGCGGAACTGCTGGCGCAACTGGGCACGGTGCCCGGTGCGATGGTGGATGCACTGGCGCTGGAGCCACAAATCAGCAGCATCTGCTGGGATCTTTCCAAAGCGAGTGACATCCTGTTCCTCGGCCGCGGGGCAATGTATCCGCTGGCGCTGGAAGGCGCGCTGAAGCTGAAGGAAATCAGCTATATCCATGCCGAAGGCTACGCGAGCGGCGAGTTGAAACACGGGCCTATCGCGCTGATCGACGAGACTGTGCCGGTGGTGGTGATGGCGCCGACGGATGCGTTATTCGAGAAGTCTGTTTCGAACATGCAGGAGGTGATGGCACGGGGCGGCAAGGTGCTGCTGATCTCCGACGCGGAGGGGCTTGCCTCCGCCTCCGATGGCATCTGGAAGAGCCTGCGGATGCCGAAGGTAGACCCGTTCGTGGCGCCGATCCTCTATGCCCTGCCCGCGCAGTTGCTGGCCTATCACACGGCTACGACCAAGGGCACGGATGTAGACCAGCCGCGCAACCTGGCCAAATCCGTTACCGTGGAGTGA
- the ccmD gene encoding heme exporter protein CcmD, with amino-acid sequence MVDLGEYAGAVLLAYGVSLAMLAALVGWSVVRNRRVKAELARMEGRDG; translated from the coding sequence ATGGTGGATCTGGGCGAATATGCCGGTGCCGTGCTGCTGGCCTATGGGGTTTCGCTGGCGATGCTGGCGGCGCTGGTAGGATGGAGCGTGGTGCGGAACCGGCGGGTGAAGGCGGAACTGGCGCGGATGGAGGGGCGTGATGGCTGA
- a CDS encoding inner membrane-spanning protein YciB: MVKKQLNPILKLVLELGPVGIYLLAYKRFQDTPLTVGGTEYGAVVAATAVFVPLMLLAMAITYALTRELPRMAVFTAIVVVVFGGLTVWLNDDTFTKMRPTVVYSLFAFVLGVGLWVQKRSYLEYLMGQMIPMTQRGWMIFTRNWVFFFIFMAVFNEFVWRVLGEEAWVWLDTFGQMALTFGFLATQWPLLSRHMVEEDGGEG; the protein is encoded by the coding sequence ATGGTGAAGAAACAGTTGAACCCGATCCTGAAACTGGTGCTGGAGCTCGGACCCGTCGGTATCTACCTGCTCGCCTACAAGCGCTTTCAGGACACGCCGTTAACCGTTGGAGGCACCGAATACGGCGCCGTCGTCGCTGCCACAGCCGTCTTCGTCCCCCTGATGCTGCTCGCCATGGCCATCACCTACGCCCTCACCCGTGAACTGCCCCGCATGGCGGTTTTCACCGCAATTGTCGTCGTGGTATTCGGCGGTCTCACCGTCTGGCTGAACGACGACACCTTCACCAAGATGCGGCCCACGGTGGTCTATTCGCTCTTTGCCTTCGTTCTCGGTGTCGGCCTCTGGGTGCAGAAAAGGTCTTATCTTGAGTACCTTATGGGCCAGATGATTCCGATGACGCAACGGGGCTGGATGATCTTCACCCGCAACTGGGTGTTCTTCTTCATCTTCATGGCCGTGTTCAACGAATTCGTCTGGCGCGTTCTCGGTGAAGAAGCCTGGGTCTGGCTCGACACCTTCGGCCAGATGGCGCTCACCTTCGGCTTTCTCGCCACCCAGTGGCCGCTCCTGTCCCGTCACATGGTGGAGGAAGACGGCGGCGAGGGTTAA
- a CDS encoding AMP-binding protein, with translation MLPEKLLEPGSSWTALRKTFRWPEFSRFNIAEVACERWARTAPERRALRYLRPDGGIRDYSYVQLSRASNRFANVLKEHGISRGDRVAVLLPQTPETILTHLAAYKIGAIVVPLFTLFGEDGLRFRLSHSGAKAVVTDSANLEKLFAIKGDLPELETIFSIDQREGGTAGFWQELGKAADTLEMADTHPDDPAFISYTSGTTGPPKGALHAHRVLLGHLPGVELPHNFLPQPGDCLWTPADWAWMGGLTNVMLPALTYGVPLIAHRMARFDPEYAFWMMRELEVRNTFLPPTALKLMRQSNLPRAPRLRSVASGGEALGEELLGWGRAIFDLTINEFYGQTECNLVLANCTEIAPARPGSTGQAVPGSDVAILGQDGTPLPPGEIGEIAVRRGAPAMFLEYWKAPEKTAEKFAGEWMRTGDTARMDADGYVFFSARADDVITSSGYRIGPTEIEDCLTAHPAVAMAAVIGVPDPIRTEAVKAFVVLNKQDGSPELADALIAHVRKRISPHVAPREVVFVDSLPMTATGKIMRRSLKEGTQ, from the coding sequence ATGTTGCCAGAGAAATTGCTGGAGCCAGGAAGTTCCTGGACCGCGTTACGCAAAACGTTCCGCTGGCCGGAGTTTTCCCGCTTCAACATCGCCGAAGTCGCCTGCGAGCGTTGGGCGCGAACCGCTCCCGAACGTCGCGCCCTGCGCTACCTGCGCCCTGACGGCGGCATCCGTGATTACAGCTACGTCCAGTTGTCCAGAGCTTCAAATCGCTTTGCCAACGTGCTGAAAGAACACGGGATTTCACGCGGTGATCGGGTTGCTGTTCTGCTGCCGCAAACACCGGAAACCATCCTCACTCACCTTGCCGCCTACAAGATCGGCGCCATCGTCGTACCGCTCTTCACCCTATTCGGCGAAGACGGCTTGCGCTTCCGCCTCTCCCATTCCGGTGCAAAGGCTGTCGTGACGGACAGTGCCAACCTCGAGAAACTGTTCGCCATCAAGGGCGATCTCCCCGAGCTTGAAACGATCTTCTCCATTGATCAGCGAGAGGGCGGCACGGCTGGGTTCTGGCAGGAACTCGGCAAGGCCGCCGACACGCTCGAGATGGCCGACACCCACCCAGACGACCCGGCCTTCATATCCTACACTTCCGGCACCACTGGCCCGCCCAAGGGTGCGCTCCACGCGCATCGCGTGCTGCTTGGCCATCTTCCCGGCGTCGAACTGCCCCACAACTTCCTGCCCCAGCCCGGTGATTGCCTCTGGACGCCCGCCGATTGGGCATGGATGGGCGGTCTCACCAACGTCATGCTGCCCGCACTCACCTACGGCGTGCCGCTCATCGCCCACCGCATGGCCAGATTCGATCCCGAATACGCCTTCTGGATGATGCGCGAACTGGAAGTGCGCAACACTTTCCTGCCGCCGACCGCCCTCAAGCTCATGCGCCAGTCGAACTTGCCGCGCGCCCCGCGCCTGCGCTCCGTCGCGTCCGGGGGCGAGGCACTGGGCGAGGAACTGCTCGGGTGGGGCCGGGCGATCTTCGATCTTACGATCAACGAGTTCTACGGCCAGACGGAATGTAATCTCGTGCTGGCCAACTGCACCGAAATCGCCCCGGCCCGGCCGGGGTCCACCGGCCAGGCTGTGCCCGGCTCCGATGTCGCCATTCTCGGGCAGGACGGCACCCCGCTGCCACCCGGCGAGATCGGCGAAATCGCCGTCCGCCGCGGTGCGCCCGCCATGTTTCTTGAATACTGGAAAGCCCCCGAGAAGACGGCGGAGAAGTTCGCAGGCGAGTGGATGCGCACCGGCGATACCGCCCGCATGGATGCCGACGGCTATGTCTTCTTCTCCGCCCGCGCGGATGATGTCATCACTTCTTCCGGCTACCGCATCGGCCCCACCGAAATCGAGGATTGTCTCACCGCCCATCCCGCTGTTGCCATGGCAGCCGTCATCGGCGTGCCGGATCCGATCCGGACGGAGGCCGTCAAGGCCTTCGTTGTCCTCAACAAGCAGGACGGTTCCCCCGAGCTCGCCGACGCGCTTATCGCCCATGTGCGCAAGCGCATCTCTCCCCATGTCGCCCCGCGCGAAGTCGTCTTCGTCGACAGCCTGCCGATGACGGCCACAGGCAAGATCATGCGCCGGTCGTTGAAGGAAGGAACGCAATAG
- a CDS encoding heme ABC transporter permease, producing MSLWKYANPAEFMRVSAPVLRVASVAAAACMACGLIWGFFFTPEDYQQGSTVKIIYLHVPSALMAINAWIMMLVASLIWFIRRHHVSALAAKAAAPVGAVMTLVALFTGAVWGQPMWGTWWEWDPRLTSFLILFVFYLGYMALWQAVEDVEKAADLTAMLAMVGSVFALLSRYAVLFWNQGLHQGATLSLDKEENIADVFYFPLLLSIAGFIFLFIALVLLRTRTEIRARRVAALHAREMA from the coding sequence ATGTCACTGTGGAAATACGCCAATCCAGCCGAGTTCATGCGCGTCTCTGCGCCGGTGTTGCGCGTGGCATCGGTGGCGGCCGCAGCGTGCATGGCCTGTGGGCTGATCTGGGGGTTCTTCTTCACACCGGAGGATTACCAGCAGGGGTCGACGGTCAAGATCATCTATTTGCATGTTCCCAGCGCGTTGATGGCAATCAATGCGTGGATCATGATGCTGGTGGCGTCGCTGATCTGGTTCATCCGGCGGCATCATGTATCGGCCCTTGCTGCGAAGGCCGCGGCACCGGTGGGCGCTGTGATGACGCTGGTGGCGCTGTTCACCGGGGCGGTATGGGGCCAGCCGATGTGGGGCACGTGGTGGGAGTGGGATCCGCGGCTGACGTCGTTCCTGATCCTGTTCGTGTTCTACCTCGGCTACATGGCGCTGTGGCAGGCGGTGGAGGACGTGGAAAAGGCAGCTGACCTGACGGCGATGCTCGCGATGGTTGGCAGCGTATTCGCTTTGCTCAGCCGCTACGCGGTGCTGTTCTGGAACCAGGGCCTGCACCAGGGGGCGACGCTCTCGCTCGACAAGGAGGAGAACATCGCCGATGTGTTCTACTTTCCGCTGCTGCTTTCGATTGCCGGATTCATCTTCCTTTTCATAGCCTTGGTGCTGCTGCGGACACGTACCGAGATCCGGGCGCGACGGGTAGCGGCCCTGCACGCGCGGGAAATGGCCTGA
- a CDS encoding YdcF family protein yields MFSFFISLLKVCIWLTLGLILAVVFSSLWFGRIAGALTPADAILVLGAGLSQDDQLDAATRMRVEAGVALYKAELAPVMVMSGGPARPGGPSAADLMAAIAEAKGVPPAAILREGRSTSTLQNAIFTAPILRQAGIVSVIAVTEGFHMARSTASLRWAGVQVRGAHVSTIFRPGSALKMIVREALAWPYNAFRVAFWHYDQWRGVPADVRDAKLR; encoded by the coding sequence ATGTTTTCCTTCTTTATTTCCCTGCTCAAGGTTTGCATCTGGCTCACCCTGGGCCTCATTCTCGCGGTCGTCTTCTCGTCTCTGTGGTTCGGCCGCATCGCCGGGGCACTGACGCCCGCCGACGCGATTCTCGTGCTCGGCGCCGGGCTGTCGCAGGACGATCAGCTCGATGCTGCCACCCGGATGCGCGTCGAGGCCGGGGTCGCCCTCTACAAGGCTGAACTCGCGCCGGTGATGGTCATGAGCGGTGGTCCGGCCCGGCCCGGCGGCCCCTCTGCCGCCGATCTCATGGCCGCCATCGCCGAGGCCAAGGGCGTGCCACCTGCTGCCATCCTGCGCGAAGGCCGCTCCACCTCCACGCTGCAGAACGCCATCTTCACCGCTCCCATCCTGCGTCAGGCGGGCATCGTCTCCGTCATCGCCGTCACCGAGGGTTTTCACATGGCCCGCAGCACCGCCAGCCTCCGCTGGGCCGGCGTGCAGGTGCGGGGGGCGCATGTATCCACCATCTTCCGCCCCGGCAGCGCACTGAAGATGATCGTTCGCGAAGCCCTTGCATGGCCTTACAACGCCTTCCGCGTGGCTTTCTGGCACTACGACCAATGGCGCGGCGTCCCGGCGGATGTGCGCGACGCGAAATTGCGCTAG
- a CDS encoding DNA alkylation repair protein → MAEAGGILAALTARSDAAKAQEMRRYHKTTREVLGVANPVIDAAVKDWKAGRNWQAVLDEARALWRSEVFEARIAAAKLLTKARMPEGDADVWRELVGWVPEFDGWAIADHASKALERRIMSELARLDEVAAWTGADHLWTKRAALVSTLPLAKLPHPKAAEQAARTRVLGWAADYTTDHQWFIQKAVGWWLRTLSKHDPDAVRAFIDAHGDAMKPFAVREALRQLATVKPDGA, encoded by the coding sequence ATGGCCGAGGCCGGTGGCATACTGGCGGCACTGACCGCGCGAAGCGATGCCGCCAAGGCGCAGGAAATGCGCCGCTATCACAAGACCACACGCGAGGTGCTGGGGGTGGCCAACCCGGTGATCGACGCTGCGGTGAAGGACTGGAAGGCCGGGCGGAACTGGCAGGCGGTACTGGACGAGGCGCGGGCGCTGTGGCGCAGCGAGGTTTTCGAGGCGCGGATCGCGGCGGCGAAATTGCTGACGAAGGCACGGATGCCCGAGGGCGACGCGGACGTCTGGCGGGAACTCGTCGGCTGGGTACCCGAGTTCGACGGCTGGGCGATTGCCGACCATGCCAGCAAGGCGCTGGAACGACGGATCATGTCGGAGCTTGCGCGGCTGGATGAGGTCGCGGCGTGGACGGGCGCCGATCACCTCTGGACGAAGCGGGCAGCGCTGGTCTCGACGCTGCCTCTGGCGAAACTGCCGCATCCCAAGGCGGCGGAGCAAGCGGCGCGGACGCGGGTGCTGGGCTGGGCGGCGGACTACACGACCGACCACCAGTGGTTCATCCAGAAAGCGGTGGGGTGGTGGTTGCGGACACTATCCAAGCACGATCCAGATGCCGTGCGGGCCTTCATCGACGCTCATGGCGACGCGATGAAGCCGTTCGCGGTGCGCGAAGCGCTGCGGCAACTGGCGACGGTGAAGCCGGACGGGGCGTAG